A stretch of DNA from Microbacterium sp. LWS13-1.2:
GGCCGAGATCCTTGCAGAGCGTCGCACCCTCCAGATCGGCGATCGCGACTTCATCGAGTTCATGAACCTCGACATCATCGGCATCGACATGCTCATCTGGATCTTCGCGATCGTGGCGGCGCTCGGGTGGGTGTTGCTGAACCGCACCACCTTCGGTCGGCGAACGGTCGCCATCGGTGGCAACCGCGAAGCCGCACGGCTCGCCGGAATCAACGTCAAGCGTCACACCATGTGGCTCTACGCCATCTCGGGGCTGTGCGCCGGCATCGCCGCCGTCATGATCCTCGGGCGGACGACGGCCGGCACGTCGACGCACGGGCAGCTGTACGAACTCGACGCCATCGCCGCAGTCGTCGTCGGCGGCACGCTGCTCGTGGGCGGCCGCGGCACCATCACCGGTACAGTGTTCGGCGTCCTCATCTTCGCCACACTGACGAACGTGTTCGTCCAGAACAACCTCACGTCGTCCGTCCAGGCCGTCGCCAAGGGCGTCATCATCGTCGTGGCCGTGCTGCTGCAGCAGCGGTTCGCGAAGCCCACCGGGCGAGCGACATGACCGTCCGCACGGCCTCCGCTCCGCGCCGGCGACTCGGCGCGCGGAGGTCGTGCGAGGCGGCGGCCTCCCGGCACTGCACGAGCGCGGCCGACCGGCACCCGCGGCATCCGTGGATCGTCGGTCACGCGTCGGGCCCTGCCGGCCCGCCGATAATCTGAGATGTGAGCATGAACGGCGAATCGACCAACGCGAGCGGCGTGAACCAGCTGTTTCAGCTGCTGCGCGACGGCGTGCCCCGCACCCGCGCGGAACTCGCCAAGTCCACCGGACTGGCCCGTTCGACGGTCGCGGCACGCGTGGATCAACTGATGCGGATGGGGCTCATCACGCCCGTCGCGGAGGCGGTGTCGACCGGCGGGCGTCCGCCGTCGCAGTTCGCCCTCAACCCGGCGGCCAAAGTCGTGATCGCGGCCGACATCGGAGCTTCGCACGCGACCGTGGCGGTGACGGACCTCTCCGGCAGCGTCCTCGCCGACCAAACCGAACCCCTCGACATCGGCCTCGGTCCCGAGCACGTGCTGAACTGGCTGGTCGACGGCGCGTCGACGCTGCTCAGCCGCGTCGGCCGGGACAGCTCCCACGTGGCCGCGATCGGAGTGGGAGTTCCCGGTCCCGTGGAGCACTCCACCGGACAGCCGGTCAATCCGCCGATCATGCCCGGGTGGGATCGCTTCGACATCCCCGGCTGGCTCAATCAGCATCTGGACGTGCCGGTGCTCGTCGACAACGACGTCAACATCATGGCGCTCGGCGAGCGGTCGGTCGCGTGGCCCGCGGTCGATCACCTGATGTTCATCAAGGTCGCCACCGGTATCGGAGCCGGCCTGATATCGGGCGGCACACTGCAGCGCGGAGCGCAGGGAGTCGCCGGCGACATCGGCCACGTGCAGGTCGCCCGTGCCGCGAACGTGCCCTGCCGCTGCGGGAACCGCGGCTGTCTCGAAGCCATCGCCTCGGGCCCGGCGATCGCGCGGACGCTGAGGGAGCATGGCCTCGAGGCGCGCACCGGCTCGGACGTCGTCGATCTCGTCAAGCGTGGCAACATCGAGGCGGTCCAGGCCGTTCGCCAGGCGGGACGCGACATCGGGGAGGTGCTCACGATCTGCGTGAGCCTCATCAACCCCTCCGTCATCGCGATCGGCGGATCCATGGCTCGCGTCGGTGAGCACCTCATCGCGGGCGTCCGGGAAGTCGTCTACACGCGGTCGATCCCGCTGGCGACGGAGCACCTCGCCATCGTCCAGTCCGCGACCGCCGAGCGCGCCGCCGTGATCGGAGCGAGCATGCTCGCGATCGAGCATGTGCTCTCCCCCGATGCTCTTGCGGTCGGATTCCGGTGACTCGCCTCGACCGCGTCTTCGCCCATCGGTAGCACCGGCGTAACACGGGTGAGACGAACGCAGGGTTGACTGTCTGCACCGGGTTCAGTTCTGGTGCCGATGACGGCACACCCGCGGAAGGAGTGCATCATGAGGATCCGACCGCTGCGATCGACACCCGAGGCGCCGCTCACGCCGGTTGCGGAGCCGCCGGCCACCATGCAGGCGATGGTCGTGGACGCTCCGGGCGCGCCGGACGCGCTGCGCGCGGCATCCGTTCCGGTCCCCTCCCCCGTGCTCAGCGAGGTGCTGGTGCGCGTCGTGGCCGCCGGGGTCAATCCGGTCGACGCCAAGACGCGCGGCGGCGCCGGCGTTTCGGGCGCGATCGACGCCTACCCGGCGACCCCGGGCTACGACTTCAGCGGCATCGTGGTGAAGAGCCCGTACGAGTCGCACCCCTTCCCGCCGGGCACGGAGGTGTTCGGCATGGCGTCGTTCCCGCGCACGGGCGGCTCGTACGCCGAGTACGTCGTGGCGCCGTCACTGTCGATCGCGCGCAAGCCGGCGTCGCTGTCGCATGTCGAGGCGGCGGGCGTGCCGCTCGCCGCGCTCACCGCCTGGGGC
This window harbors:
- a CDS encoding ABC transporter permease, with the protein product MSEQTTQGTAGVPTSSEAPPPTGVPGDGTRKSGFQRFMSGSVGRNLGLVVALIVLVIVGAVTAPDTFTSVSNILTILRQASIIGVISIGMTLVIIAGGIDLSVGSVMGLASVVAALAAIQDLADQLHWVVMVLIALAVGLAAGLVNGIVIAYGKVVAFMATLAMLVAARGLAEILAERRTLQIGDRDFIEFMNLDIIGIDMLIWIFAIVAALGWVLLNRTTFGRRTVAIGGNREAARLAGINVKRHTMWLYAISGLCAGIAAVMILGRTTAGTSTHGQLYELDAIAAVVVGGTLLVGGRGTITGTVFGVLIFATLTNVFVQNNLTSSVQAVAKGVIIVVAVLLQQRFAKPTGRAT
- a CDS encoding ROK family transcriptional regulator; the encoded protein is MNGESTNASGVNQLFQLLRDGVPRTRAELAKSTGLARSTVAARVDQLMRMGLITPVAEAVSTGGRPPSQFALNPAAKVVIAADIGASHATVAVTDLSGSVLADQTEPLDIGLGPEHVLNWLVDGASTLLSRVGRDSSHVAAIGVGVPGPVEHSTGQPVNPPIMPGWDRFDIPGWLNQHLDVPVLVDNDVNIMALGERSVAWPAVDHLMFIKVATGIGAGLISGGTLQRGAQGVAGDIGHVQVARAANVPCRCGNRGCLEAIASGPAIARTLREHGLEARTGSDVVDLVKRGNIEAVQAVRQAGRDIGEVLTICVSLINPSVIAIGGSMARVGEHLIAGVREVVYTRSIPLATEHLAIVQSATAERAAVIGASMLAIEHVLSPDALAVGFR